One segment of Asaia bogorensis NBRC 16594 DNA contains the following:
- the pgm gene encoding phosphoglucomutase (alpha-D-glucose-1,6-bisphosphate-dependent): MTAVSPLAGKTLDPSALADIPALIGAYYNRKPDPAIAAQRVSFGTSGHRGSSLHTSFNENHILAIAEAICRYRKDKGITGPLFIGIDSHALSDPAQRSAIEVFAAHGVEVRIDCNSRFTPTPVVSHAILTYNKGRSEGLADGVVITPSHNPPIDGGFKYNPPHGGPADTDITKVIQDQANAFLTAGLKDVHRLPYEEARKADCVRGHDFITPYVDDLGAVIDMEAIRNSTIRIGIDPLGGAALDYWPAIIKRYDLKATIVSTELDPTFGFMTADWDGQIRMDCSSPYAMARLIGMGSQFDVAFATDTDADRHGIVSRPDGLMNPNHYLAVAIWYLFNNRPGWSQDAGIGKTLVSSALIDRVATKIGRKVVEVPVGFKWFVDGLYNGTLGFGGEESAGASFLRRDGSVWSTDKDGLILGLLAAEITAVTGKTPSEHYKALTAELGAPFYQRIDAAANAAQKAILSKLTPEQLPMTHLAGDAVLAKLTRAPGNDAPIGGLKVTTENGWFAARPSGTEDVYKIYAESFVSEDHLKQIQKDAQSAISALFDA; encoded by the coding sequence ATGACTGCTGTCAGCCCTCTCGCCGGCAAGACGCTGGACCCCTCCGCCCTCGCCGATATTCCGGCGCTCATCGGGGCTTACTACAACCGCAAGCCTGACCCGGCCATTGCTGCGCAGCGCGTGTCCTTCGGCACGTCGGGTCATCGTGGGTCATCGCTCCATACCAGCTTCAACGAGAACCACATCCTCGCCATTGCGGAAGCCATCTGCCGCTACCGCAAGGACAAGGGTATTACGGGGCCGCTTTTCATCGGCATCGACTCCCATGCCCTGTCCGACCCGGCACAGCGCTCCGCCATCGAGGTCTTTGCCGCGCACGGTGTGGAAGTCCGCATCGACTGCAACAGCCGCTTTACCCCCACGCCTGTCGTCTCTCATGCCATCCTGACCTACAACAAGGGACGTAGCGAAGGTCTGGCCGATGGTGTGGTCATCACGCCTTCGCATAATCCGCCCATCGATGGCGGCTTCAAATACAATCCCCCTCATGGTGGCCCGGCCGATACCGACATCACCAAGGTGATCCAAGATCAGGCGAACGCCTTCCTGACTGCAGGGCTCAAGGACGTGCACCGCCTGCCCTATGAGGAGGCCCGCAAAGCCGATTGTGTGCGCGGCCATGATTTCATCACGCCTTATGTGGATGATCTGGGTGCCGTGATCGACATGGAGGCCATCCGCAATTCCACCATCCGTATCGGCATCGACCCGCTGGGTGGGGCGGCGCTGGATTACTGGCCGGCCATTATCAAGCGCTATGACCTCAAGGCCACGATTGTCAGCACCGAACTCGACCCGACCTTCGGTTTCATGACGGCTGACTGGGATGGACAGATCCGCATGGATTGCTCCTCCCCCTACGCCATGGCCCGTCTGATCGGCATGGGCTCGCAGTTCGATGTGGCTTTTGCGACCGATACGGATGCCGATCGTCATGGAATCGTCTCGCGTCCCGACGGGCTGATGAACCCGAACCATTATCTGGCCGTCGCCATCTGGTATCTGTTCAACAACCGTCCCGGTTGGAGCCAGGATGCCGGCATCGGCAAGACGCTGGTCAGCTCGGCCCTGATCGACCGTGTGGCCACCAAGATCGGCCGCAAGGTGGTCGAGGTTCCGGTTGGCTTCAAATGGTTCGTGGACGGGCTCTATAACGGCACCCTCGGTTTCGGTGGCGAGGAAAGCGCTGGTGCGTCGTTCCTTCGTCGCGATGGCAGTGTCTGGTCCACCGACAAGGACGGACTCATCCTCGGGCTGCTGGCCGCCGAAATCACGGCGGTTACCGGCAAGACCCCGTCCGAGCATTACAAGGCTCTGACGGCGGAGCTCGGCGCTCCCTTCTATCAGCGCATCGATGCCGCAGCGAACGCCGCGCAAAAGGCTATTCTCTCCAAGCTGACGCCGGAACAGCTACCCATGACCCATCTGGCCGGTGACGCGGTTCTGGCCAAGCTGACGCGGGCACCCGGCAATGATGCGCCGATTGGCGGCCTCAAGGTCACGACAGAAAATGGCTGGTTTGCTGCCCGCCCCTCCGGCACGGAAGATGTCTACAAGATCTATGCCGAGAGCTTCGTGAGCGAGGATCACCTGAAGCAGATCCAGAAAGACGCCCAAAGCGCCATCTCGGCCCTGTTCGACGCCTGA
- a CDS encoding SMP-30/gluconolactonase/LRE family protein, which translates to MELKMPLARRGFLTTALGGAVCAALPARAATDVTASPPSVISQPPRQWGASAGPAYFPDPDVIALDPSFSNLTYFAAPIRRIYDKGDWTEGPAWSSEGRYLVFSDVVQSKALRYIWETGEVTEFRPDSYAANGNCFDFQGRLITCQDFFRRVVRFEHDGSVTVLADKFEGKGLNSPNDVVPHPDGSIWFTDPGYGTNISEGHADEPGGPTNPDGKIRWKIGRELIGEIGGVRRQQDHVFRLAPDGTLKAVLMEKDVTCPNGLAFSPDFKKLYIASTPAGPGQKKGGDQAIHVFDVQGDSLANGRVFADMRFHGAQMNPDGFRADVFGNLWCGVTGPLGLCGVFVFSPQGVLLGRIRLPQGCSNLTFAGPKRDHIVMCAGSALYMLQVGVQGAASS; encoded by the coding sequence ATGGAACTCAAGATGCCCCTCGCTCGCCGAGGGTTTCTGACGACGGCGCTGGGTGGCGCTGTCTGCGCTGCCCTGCCGGCGCGCGCCGCCACGGATGTCACGGCATCACCGCCGAGTGTGATCAGCCAGCCGCCACGCCAATGGGGGGCGTCGGCAGGACCGGCCTATTTCCCGGACCCCGATGTGATCGCGCTCGATCCGTCTTTCAGTAACCTCACCTATTTCGCAGCCCCCATACGGCGCATCTACGACAAGGGCGACTGGACCGAGGGCCCTGCATGGAGCAGCGAGGGGCGTTATCTGGTTTTCAGTGACGTCGTACAGTCCAAGGCGTTGCGCTATATCTGGGAGACAGGCGAAGTCACCGAGTTCCGTCCTGACAGTTATGCAGCCAACGGCAATTGCTTCGATTTCCAGGGACGGTTGATCACCTGTCAGGATTTCTTCCGTCGCGTCGTTCGTTTCGAGCATGATGGCAGCGTGACCGTGCTTGCCGATAAATTCGAGGGCAAGGGCCTAAACTCGCCCAACGATGTTGTACCGCATCCCGATGGCAGCATCTGGTTTACCGATCCGGGCTATGGAACCAACATCTCCGAAGGTCATGCCGACGAACCGGGCGGCCCGACCAACCCGGATGGCAAGATCAGGTGGAAGATCGGTCGTGAGCTGATTGGCGAGATCGGCGGTGTCAGGCGCCAGCAGGATCACGTGTTCCGCCTCGCCCCGGATGGCACGCTCAAGGCTGTGCTGATGGAAAAGGACGTGACCTGCCCGAATGGCCTGGCCTTCTCCCCCGATTTCAAGAAGCTCTATATCGCTTCGACCCCGGCTGGGCCGGGTCAGAAAAAGGGCGGTGACCAGGCTATTCATGTGTTCGATGTGCAGGGTGACAGTCTGGCCAACGGGCGTGTTTTTGCTGACATGCGCTTTCATGGCGCGCAAATGAATCCTGACGGGTTCAGGGCCGATGTTTTCGGCAATCTGTGGTGTGGCGTGACAGGGCCGCTCGGTCTGTGCGGCGTGTTCGTCTTCAGCCCGCAGGGCGTGCTGCTCGGCCGTATTCGCCTGCCGCAGGGATGCTCGAACCTGACCTTTGCCGGCCCGAAGCGCGACCATATCGTGATGTGCGCGGGAAGCGCGCTTTATATGCTTCAGGTGGGTGTACAGGGTGCCGCTTCGTCCTGA